GGCTTAGTGATCCCCCGCACCTCCCGCCTCCCGCTCTACTGGTATACTAAGAACGTGTGTAGCGTATATAATAGACAGAACAGAACAGAGCCCCGCGTTCCACGTCATGGACCCCTCGACCCCGCGGCGACCCCGCAACACCGTCGTAGTGTCCTACCGGTAGtgtccttcttgttgtcgtcgtctACTGCCATCCCTCGTCGACCCCCTCGTTCGCTGCTGATTTGTATATAAAGGAGAGGTGTTGTTTTGCAACAGGGGGTCTGTGCACTGGGGGGAGTGGTGGTTGGGAGGTGCTAGGAGACCACGCTTGCGACTGTGCTGATGACTGCTGCGAcaattgcttcttctggtgctgCCGGCGGTGCTGCCGGCGGTGTTGCTGAGACTGGGTCCGGGAACATTATCGTTGTTTCGAACAGGTTGCCCGTGACgatcaagaagaatccGGACACTGGGGAGTACACGTACTCTATGTCCTCTGGTGGGTTGGTCACCGCTTTGCaaggtttgaagaagacCTCTACGTTCCAGTGGTACGGGTGGCCCGGGCTGGAGATCCCGGATgacgagaaggagaaagtcAAGGGGGACTTGCTCGAGAAGTTCAATGCGATTCCGATCTTCCTCAGCGATGAGGTGGCCGACTTGCACTACAACGGGTTCTCGAACTCGATCCTGTGGCCGCTGTTCCATTACCACCCGGGGGAGATCAACTTTGACGAGAACGCGTGGTTGGCGTACAACGAGGCGAACGCAACTTTCGCGGAGGAGATCGTCAAGAACGTCCACGATAACGACCTCGTGTGGGTCCACGATTACCACCTGATGTTGCTCCCAGAGATGCTACGTAACAAGATCTCACAGAGTGTCAAGAACGTTAAATTGGGGTGGTTCCTACACACGCCGTTCCCCTCCTCTGAGATTTATAGGATATTGCCCGTCAGACAGGAGATCCTCAAGGGGGTGTTGTCCTGTGACTTGCTAGGGTTCCACACGTACGATTACGCTCGACACTTCCTCTCGAGTGTGCAACGTGTACTCAACATCAATACTCTGCCCAATGGGGTAGAGTACAGGGGCCGGTTCGTCAACGTCGCTGCGTTCCCCATTGGGATCGACGTCGACACGTTCACGGACGGACTCAAGACGCAGGCCGTGCGCGACAGGATCGCTCAATTAAAGGAGACCTTTAAAGGTTGCAAGATTATCGTCGGTGTCGACCGGCTGGACTACATCAAGGGGGTCCCTCAAAAACTGCACGCAATGGAGGTGTTCCTCAACGAACACCCAGAATGGATCGGGAAAGTGGTGCTCGTACAGGTCGCGGTCCCTAGTAGGGGCGATGTCGAGGAGTACCAGTACCTCCGTTCCGTCGTGAACGAGCTCGTCGGCCGCATCAATGGCCAATTCGGCACCGTTGAGTTCGTGCCCATCCACTTCATGCACCGGTCTGTGCCCTTTGAGGAACTCATTTCGCTGTACGCAGTGAGCGATGTCTGCCTCGTCTCCTCAACAAGAGACGGGATGAACCTCGTGTCGTACGAGTACACCGCCTGCCAGCAGGAAAAGAAGGGCGCGCTGATCCTCTCGGAGTTCACGGGCGCAGCGCAGTCGCTCAACGGGGCACTCATAGTCAACCCGTGGAACACGGACGAACTGTCAGACGCAATCAACGAGGCACTCACTCTGCTAccggagaagaagaaggccaaCTGGGAGAAACTGTACAAGTACATCTCAAAGTACACCTCCGCCTTCTGGGGGGAGAACTTCGTCCACGAATTGTCCAACACGGGCACCAACAACGTCAGGAAGTGAAGCACTACGCTCGCACGCACCACATACATACGTCTACGTAACTAGATACAACGCTCTCTTCGTTCAACACAGATGTGTCCCTTCGCTGCGCATTTCagtttgaaatttcaagacGTCTTCAACTCTTAACGACAGCCATCGATCGGGTCGTCGTTTGAGGGGTCTGTCTCGTCCGCTCTACCGGTCAATCGCATTTGCTATATACACACGTTCTCACACACACGCTGCTGTTTGCACTGGACTCTAGCTGTTCCACTGCCACCATCACAGAATTACTCACTACAGCATGGGCCAGTTACTCTCGCACCCGTTGACGGAGAAGACGATCGAGTACAACGACTACAGGGACCACATTGGGACGACGTACCTCTCGCACAAGTGTCCGCGGTTCTTTAACTGCGTCGGGTCCATGCAGGGGTACCGTCTGACGCAAGAGGACGCACACATGGTCATCAATGAGGATGACACTCTACGAATCCAGTTCTATAACCCATTCGCGGACCGCAGGGAACACTACCTCGTCAGCGTATTTGCCGTGTTTGACGGCCACGGAGGGGACGACTGTTCGCTGTTCCTTGCGGGAGGGAACGGTAACGGGTACGACCCACAGCGTGGGATCGCCAAGTGGGTCACTCGCAGCTTTGAAACGCACAGTTATGGTGACGCAGCAAGGCATAAGATAGGAAGTGTCCTCCAGGGGGACGCCAAGGCGACACGAGTCTTTGCGTCCCTTGAGGGGCTCATCGCACAGATCATGCGCGACGCCTTCTTGAAGCAGGACGCGGAGTTGTACAGGCACTTCGCCAACACACCGTGTGGGTCGACCTGTGTGCTTGCGGCGGTCGTCAATGGGGAGACCCTTTACGTTGCCAACTGCGGGGACTCCCGCTGCGTGCTCTCCTCTAAGGGCAACGCGGTCAAGACGATGTCCTTCGACCACAAACCACAGCACATCGGCGAACTGCTCCGCATCAACGACAACGGTGGATCAGTCTCACTCGGGAGGGTCGGCGGTGTACTCGCACTGTCCCGTGCCCTGGGGGACTTCCAGTTCAAGCGCGGCGTCGACTACTCCCAACAGCACGCATCCAACTCGCATCAGTCACAGCAACTCTGGCACAAACGGAGCATCCCGCCGCAGGAGGCGCAAGTCACCGCAGAACCGGACGTCCTGATGCACAAGATAGACTACAAGCGCGACGAGTTCATCGTGCTCGCATGCGACGGGATCTGGGACGTATACAGCAACAGGCAGGTCGTCAAACTGATCAAGTACCACCTCGCCCTTGGTGCAAAACTGGACCAGATCGTCCCGAAACTGCTCGACCACGGCATCGCGCAGGCAAACTCGAGCACGGGAGTCGGCTTCGACAACATGACGGCCATGATCGTAGTGCTCAACAAGCAGGGCGAGACCTTGTCCGACTGGTACACCAAGATGAAAATACGCCTCGAACGAGAACGCGGCCTGTCCTGAGGACAAGGCTGGGGAGGGGTGAAGACCCGGTGGACCACCCATTATGTAACCAATTCTGACTCTATAAGTCATCTCTTAACGAACGAACCCCTCATCTCAATTGCACTCGTTACTCATCGGCATCTCATAGTTCAATATATATGACATTTCACGTAACGAAGACCTCACACAGCAATAGAGGGTGAAGAAACCCAATACAGCACGGTAATGTCAGGTTCGAGAGCCGCAGAGGATGTGACCGGGGTACTGCTGCACGGCGACGATGCTGGTACTGGGGAGGGCGTCCCCCTGAAGGAGGGCCCCGCCGCAAAGGAGTTTACGTTGGATATACCGCGGATTCCCAGTGTGGAGTTGCCCCTGGAGGTGTCCGCGAAGCCCACGTCCGTAGCGCGTGCAATTCACATGTGCGGTGGATTACAGAAGGTCAAGGATGCGTTCAAGGAGACGGGTCCATTGGACCAGCAGCGTGGACTTGAATTGGCCCTGAACGACGATACGAGTCGGTTCTTCAACGAGCACCCGATCCGAGGGAAAAGAGTGCCCTTCAGGGACGACTCCATTGTGTTGAAGATCACGGTGCCTAAGGGTACGCTGCAGAGACACAATGGCGAGGTTTCTGCGTCTCTCGCCTCATTGGACTCAAAAGACTATAAGATCACGCCCGTGGCCATTGTGGACAACACGATCAAGTTCCGCGAGATGTCTGACTTTCAGGTGAAGTTGGATAATGTCCCCGCGGCACAGGAGTTTCAAGGCAGCTTTGGGTCCCTTGAATGGGGCCCATTCCGCAAGTTTGTCGACACCGTGCCGGACAACGACCCACAACCCTTCGCCAACATCAACAGTATCGTTGTCGACAGGACACTCCCAACTCCCAACTCGGACTTCCAATTGCCACCACCGCCGAAGCTTTCGATGGTCGGGTTCCCGCATCTATACAAGTACAGGGGCAACCCACTGGCGACGAAGAAATCAGACGGTGCCGCGGAGGTCAAGGGCACGTACATCAAGAACTACCAACTGTTCGTGCACGACATCAAAGAGTCAACGGTAATACCGTGCAAGCCACACCCTGATCTTCGGGACGCGTACGACACAGCGAGGAAAGACCGTGTCTACCCGGGCACCAAGGCGGACTCGAACTTCTACGGGTGTCTAGAGGATTGTCTGGCCATCCTGCGCGATCTGTTTGAAGAGAGACCCATTTGGGTCAAGAGACACCTGGACGGGATCATCCCGAAGCGTATACACCACACTATCAAGATTGCATTGGCGCTTGTCTCGTACCGTTTCACAATGGGGCCCTGGAGGAACACATACATCAAGTTTGGCGTCGATCCAAGGTCCTCGCATGAGTACGCCAAGTACCAGACGGAATACTTCAAGATCGAGCGGAGGCTGCTGACTTCCCCGCTCGTGAGGAAGAACGTCCCCAGTATACCCACCGTAGTTTTCCAATCCAATGTCATTAGGGGGATAGACACGCGGTTCAGATTCACTGGGGAGTACATCCCATGGTATCTGATGTTGCAAATCGACTTGCTCGTTGATGAACCCAACATCCGCGAAGTGTACGATGCGGTGACGTATTTGGAACAACCTAACGAGCTGACCGGGTGGTTCCACGAGCTCGATCTGGTTAAGATGAGGCGTATTGTGAAGTACGAGCTCGGGTGTCTTGCCCAGGGAAACCACAAtttcaacaagtacaaactcaagtacttcaagGCGATACAATTTGTCAGGGAGTCGATGATAAACCAGAAACCCGCTGACTCAGCGGTTGACGCTGATGGTGATGTCGACATGGATAATCCGCATACGGACTCGGCAGACAAGTTCAAGCAGACGAATACTGGTGacaaagaacaacaacaagacgacgatgacgacgataATGGTGTCGCGACAGGCGAGGCCGATGAGGCGACGCTGGAGGCAGAAGAGGCCGAGGTCGACGCAGATATCCCCGTCCCGGAGACGCAAGACGATTTGGACGCGGACGCAGACGCGGAGAAccaagagcaagagcagGAATTGGAGAATCTAGACTACAAGACGGCCGGGTTCCAGGATGTTATCGCCCGGATAGCGTCGCTGGCACCAGAAGAGGCGGCACAGTTACAACAGAGACTGAGCGGGTTTGTACATGAATCGAAGCTGTCGCAGTGATATTCAGGCGGTTACTGTGGAAGATACCGTGGGGCTTGATATGTAGCGAATCTGTAAGTTGTATTATCAATAATAttatattattattattattattattattattattattcgAGAACTTCAACTATTAGGAACTGGGGCAAAGGGAGCGTAGAAGAGCATTGTGCAGTGGTGTTTCTAGTCAAGCGAGCTGGAACCGTAAATACAGCATGTTTAAGGGTAATGTTTCTTTGATTGCCAGAGTGCGCCACGCCTCCACGGGTGGGTACCCTGGAGCGATGAAGACAGCTATTCCGAGGCGGCCTGTGCGCAAGATCCCCATCGGGAAGGCGCGGCCCGCGATCTACCACCAATTCGACGTTGCTGTGGAGATGAGTGACGGGAGTGTGGTGATGCGACGGTCGCAGTTCCCGAAGGCAGAGCTCCGGCTGATCCAGGACCAGAGGAACAATCCGCTCTGGAACACGAGCCGGTCAGAccttgtcgtcgtcgacgcCAACGCAGCCGGCAGCATCGGCAAGTTCAAACAAAAGTACGGGACCATGTTTGCCTCCCCAGTGGAGGAACCGCCAGCCCAGAAGGCAGCACCACAAGAGATTAATAAACTACGGCAACCCCCAACCCCGGATGCACCTGCACCTGaaacagaacaagaacCGGCACCCGCAGCACTCGAAGACTACCTGGACATACTCGACGACAGTACGCAGCAGATCAAGACGGGCAAACTGGCCAGCAAGAGACGGCCCAAGAAGAAGTGATCCCCATGGAATTGGGTCTCCCAGGCGCGAAACCATGACCCCTACCCTTGTAAATAGATTttagaaaaaaagaacaacccAAAAAACACCGTTAAACGCTGTTCCGCGcagtgaaaattttttttaactTCTTTGAGGCTTCGAAACAGACAGATACggttgaagttgatgagacttgattttgtttcttgGTGCTTTGAGTTACGGTAAGTTTATTACAGTTTGGTTTCCCTAACACTGTTCAATTGTTATCGTTTTTTTTAGCCCACGACGTTGCAATCACGGCTATTTAACGTTTTCAAAAGGTGTCTCTCAGGTGTCAGTAAGAAGCAATTGCCGAAAAGAACCGTTAAGATCAAGAGAATGAGTGTGAGTGAGATTCAGCAGGCTAAGAAGACCGTTGAGTTCAGCAGGGAGTCCCTAGAGGCTGTCCTCAGGGGCAGATTTTTCTACGCCCCGGCGTTTGAGTCGTACGGTGGTGTTTCCGGTTTGTACGATTACGGTCCACCAGGTTGTGCTTTCCAAGCTAACGTTGTTGACCTGTGGAGGAAGCATTTCGTGCTCGAGGAAGGTATGCTCGAGGTGGACTGTACCATGCTGACCCCTTACGAGGTGTTGAAGACTTCTGGACACGTTGACAAGTTTTCCGATTGGATGTGTAAGGACACCAAGACGGGTGAGATCTTCAGAGCGGACCACATCGTCGAGGAAGTTTTAGAGGCGCGTCTGAAAGGTGACAGAGAGGCCAGAGGGCTCGGTGCGAAGCCTGTAGAGGAGGAGAGTGccgacaagaagaagaggaagaagaaagtcaaGGAGATCAAAGTTGTGAAACTGGAGGACGATGTCGTCAAGGAATACGAAACCACACTGGCTAAAATTGATGGGTTCTCCGGCCCAGAACTTGGTGAGCTTATGGTCAAGTACAACATCGGTAACCCAGTTACCGGTGATAAGTTGGAACCCCCAATTGCCTTCAATCTGATGTTCGAAACGGCCATCGGACCATCGGGCCAACTAAAGGGCTACTTGAGACCAGAGACTGCACAGGGTCAGTTTCtaaacttcaacaagttgcTCGAGTTTAACAACGGGAAGACGCCATTCGCGTCTGCTTCGATTGGTAAATCGTTCAGAAACGAAATCTCGCCCAGAGCCGGTTTACTGAGAGTCCGTGAGTTCTTGATGGCAGAGATCGAACACTTTGTCGACCCGCTGGACAAATCGCACCCAAAGTTTGACGAAGTGAAGGACATCAAGTTGCGCTTCTTGCCCCGTGACGTCCAAGAGGCTGGTGCCACGGAACCCGTGGTCAAGACCATCGGTGAAGCGGTTGCCTCCAACATGGTCGACAACGAGACGCTCGGCTACTTCATCGGCAGGATCTACATGTTCTTGATGAAGATTGGTGTCGACCACGACAGACTCAGGTTCCGTCAGCACATGGCCAACGAAATGGCTCATTACGCGGCAGACTGTTGGGATGCAGAGCTACACACCTCCTACGGGTGGATCGAGTGTGTTGGGTGTGCTGACAGATCAGCATTCGATTTGACTGTCCACTCCAACAAGACTAAGGAGAAGATGGTCGTTAGACAGAAGTTGGAGACGCCGATCGAGGTTACCAAGTACGAGATCGACCTTGTCAAGAAGCTGTTCGGTCCCAAATTCAGAAAGGACGCTCCAAAAGTGGAGAGCTACCTATTGAACATGACGCAGGATCAACTGGCTGTGAAGGCAAAAGAGCTAGCAGACACGGGCAAGATCACCTTCTCCGTTCCAGAGGTCGAAGGGGAACTCGAGTTGGACGACAAGTTCGTCACCATCGAGGAGAGAACCAGAGTTGAGCATGTCAGAGAGTTTGTTCCAAACGTCATCGAACCTTCTTTCGGTATCGGCCGTATCATTTACGCCGTCTTCGAACACTCTTTCTGGAGCAGACCTGAGGATGCCGCCAGGGGCGTCTTGTCCTTCCCACCTTTGGTCGCACCAAGCAAAGTCCTGCTGGTCCCATTgtccaacaacaaggaaCTGCAGCCCATTGTCAGCAAAGTCTCGACCACGCTCCGCAAGGCAGAGATCCCATTCAAGGTGGACGACTCCGGTGTCTCCATCGGTAAGAGATACGCACGTAACGACGAGTTGGGTACGCCCTTCGGTGTCACCATCGACTTCGACTCCGTCCAGGACGGGTCTGTCACGCTCAGAGAAAGAGACTCGACCAAGCAGGTTAGAGGCTCTATCGAAGAAATCATTGAGGCCATTCGCCAAATTGCTTACAAGGGCGTCACTTGGGATGAAGGTACTAAGAACTTGAAGCCATTCGTCTCCCAGGAGGCCAAATAATGACAACACGATGAGGGGGGTATACCCCTCACATTGTTGCCATTTTTTCCTCCGGCACACATCTACCACCAGTTCGCTACATATCACGTCTACacatatgtatatatcCACACTCAACCTTTACTGTTTAGCTTTGAATTGCTCCTTCTGCAAAGGACCGGTTCTTGGTATTAGATTTAACAAATTGTGAAGAATTCTGTATCAGAAGTAACTCCCACGTACTGGTTGCACTTGAACAAGGGAGATTACAaaaacaggacacacagATATACAAGCCAGTATGTCATCGCCAGTTCGAGAAGGTGCCAAGCAAATGGTGCGGCTGTTGGAGAGGATGCCCGATGAACGGATCAAGCACCTTGTGTCCTTTAAGCAGACGCAGATGGACAGGTTCAAACGAGTAGCAGGACTGCCGACGTCTAGTGGGGAATCCGATACGGGGACAGCGTCTGTGAAGAAGCCAACAGTGAATGAGATAAAGGATATACTAAACAGAACGAACGGCCCACTAGGGATGAAGAAAGATATGCTGGAGAAATTGCAAGCTGCAATCCCGAGAGACCAGTTCACCGATGAAAGCTTACGGGGGCAAGTACAGTCTATGGAAAATCTGCTTTCcaacaagtacaagaacTATTACGATGTTGGGGATAAGCTGTACCATCCAGCAGGTAACCCTGGCTACTACCAACGGATCATGAATGAACTTTCGGGTCAAAAGAGGGAGAGTTTCTTCACCGCCATGAGAACCGTGTTCTTCGGGAAGTAGCGACTGGAGAACTAAGTCCAATGGCTTTATATACATATTCATGTACATATATGTAATTAGTTATAGCACAAACCCCAACCGGGACTTTTTGGGCTATGGAGCTTCGCTACCTTTCCCCGATGTATTAGATTTGACAGGTTCGCATTGATTTCATGACTTGGCGTATCCAACCACAATATCGTGCGCatccattttgaaagtAGTGCCAGTTTTTTGCAAGGCTGCTGTGGCGCTCTCGATGGACGTGTATTCGACGAAGGCCAGCCGGCGGATCGCAACCATTCTAATATCGACGAGGTCAGGTCCATCAAAAACGTCACGAAGCTGGGTTTCCGTGGTGGTCTCTGGTAATTGCTGTACCAGTAACAATTTCGCCGGTGGGTTCGCTGTGACATCTACAATACCCTTCGGTACTTTTTTAGTAGTTGAGCTGGTGGTTGTGTTCGATTTCGGAGTCGGTTGTACCACGGTTTCCATACCTGTGGCATTACCCTCAGTTTCCTCcacctcctcgtcatctaCCACATCTACACGAACTTTAGCGACTATATCCTCGATCTGTGCTGGGTCAAGACCCTTCCTCCTCAGTTTATACCTTAGTCGCCTCAGCTTACGTTTCACTTTGTTCTGCACTATTTCTTCCATAGTCAGCTTCTTGATCCTCATTACCTTCTTAAACCTCTCCGGCTGGGTCAATGCCAGCCCCAGAAGGGACTCCTGTTCTGCCCAACGTATTTCCACCCTCTTGCCCCTGAAGTTCATACCCTGGAACGCGTTCATAAACTGCTCCGCGGAGTGCTCATCGACAAAAGTGACAAAGCACTGGCCCGCCATCGAGCCGCTGTTGGACCGCGCAATGGACAAGATCCGGTGTGTTTCATCGAGAAACGGTCCCGGGACCGCCTGTGTACCTGATATCTGGTGGATCGGTAGCAGCAGTGTCGTATCATGTACGTACCTGTTTGTAGGGTTGATCGCCGAGAGAAACGATCGTATGTAATTAGCCCTGTTGTGCGGTCTAGTAGGCAAGTTTCTTAAATATAAGGTGGTACCCATCTGTAGGGAGGGAATGTATCTTGTAGAAATGCAACGGTCAAGGTCCAAGACGTGGAACAGAAGGGCAAAGTGCACTCTTGTTCCCATGTCAAAGAGCATAAACTTataaaagcaaaaaaaagacgaAACTTTTCAATAGAGATACAAATTagaagggcaagaataCATATAAATATTTATAGAGATAGATATAGGTTATAGTTTCTAAGCTTCTTATTTGGCGGCCTTGGTAGCGGCCTTGGTGACCTTACCAGCCTTGTCGGACTTGACGACGGACTTGATGACACCGACGGCGACGGTTTGTCTCATGTCTCTGACGGCGAATCTACCTAGAGGTGGGTAGTCAGTGAAGGCTTCGACACACATTGGCTTGGATGGAACGAACTTAACCAAGGCGGCGTCACCggacttcaagaactttggAGAGTCTTCCAACTTCTTACCGGATCTTCtgtcgttcttctccaacAATTCATCGAATCTACAGGCAATGTGAGCGGTGTGACAATCCAAGACTGGACTGTACCCGGC
The genomic region above belongs to Huiozyma naganishii CBS 8797 chromosome 2, complete genome and contains:
- the TPS1 gene encoding alpha,alpha-trehalose-phosphate synthase (UDP-forming) TPS1 (similar to Saccharomyces cerevisiae TPS1 (YBR126C); ancestral locus Anc_3.386) encodes the protein MTAATIASSGAAGGAAGGVAETGSGNIIVVSNRLPVTIKKNPDTGEYTYSMSSGGLVTALQGLKKTSTFQWYGWPGLEIPDDEKEKVKGDLLEKFNAIPIFLSDEVADLHYNGFSNSILWPLFHYHPGEINFDENAWLAYNEANATFAEEIVKNVHDNDLVWVHDYHLMLLPEMLRNKISQSVKNVKLGWFLHTPFPSSEIYRILPVRQEILKGVLSCDLLGFHTYDYARHFLSSVQRVLNINTLPNGVEYRGRFVNVAAFPIGIDVDTFTDGLKTQAVRDRIAQLKETFKGCKIIVGVDRLDYIKGVPQKLHAMEVFLNEHPEWIGKVVLVQVAVPSRGDVEEYQYLRSVVNELVGRINGQFGTVEFVPIHFMHRSVPFEELISLYAVSDVCLVSSTRDGMNLVSYEYTACQQEKKGALILSEFTGAAQSLNGALIVNPWNTDELSDAINEALTLLPEKKKANWEKLYKYISKYTSAFWGENFVHELSNTGTNNVRK
- the PTC4 gene encoding type 2C protein phosphatase PTC4 (similar to Saccharomyces cerevisiae PTC4 (YBR125C); ancestral locus Anc_3.385); the encoded protein is MGQLLSHPLTEKTIEYNDYRDHIGTTYLSHKCPRFFNCVGSMQGYRLTQEDAHMVINEDDTLRIQFYNPFADRREHYLVSVFAVFDGHGGDDCSLFLAGGNGNGYDPQRGIAKWVTRSFETHSYGDAARHKIGSVLQGDAKATRVFASLEGLIAQIMRDAFLKQDAELYRHFANTPCGSTCVLAAVVNGETLYVANCGDSRCVLSSKGNAVKTMSFDHKPQHIGELLRINDNGGSVSLGRVGGVLALSRALGDFQFKRGVDYSQQHASNSHQSQQLWHKRSIPPQEAQVTAEPDVLMHKIDYKRDEFIVLACDGIWDVYSNRQVVKLIKYHLALGAKLDQIVPKLLDHGIAQANSSTGVGFDNMTAMIVVLNKQGETLSDWYTKMKIRLERERGLS
- the TFC1 gene encoding transcription factor TFIIIC subunit TFC1 (similar to Saccharomyces cerevisiae TFC1 (YBR123C); ancestral locus Anc_3.384), which codes for MSGSRAAEDVTGVLLHGDDAGTGEGVPLKEGPAAKEFTLDIPRIPSVELPLEVSAKPTSVARAIHMCGGLQKVKDAFKETGPLDQQRGLELALNDDTSRFFNEHPIRGKRVPFRDDSIVLKITVPKGTLQRHNGEVSASLASLDSKDYKITPVAIVDNTIKFREMSDFQVKLDNVPAAQEFQGSFGSLEWGPFRKFVDTVPDNDPQPFANINSIVVDRTLPTPNSDFQLPPPPKLSMVGFPHLYKYRGNPLATKKSDGAAEVKGTYIKNYQLFVHDIKESTVIPCKPHPDLRDAYDTARKDRVYPGTKADSNFYGCLEDCLAILRDLFEERPIWVKRHLDGIIPKRIHHTIKIALALVSYRFTMGPWRNTYIKFGVDPRSSHEYAKYQTEYFKIERRLLTSPLVRKNVPSIPTVVFQSNVIRGIDTRFRFTGEYIPWYLMLQIDLLVDEPNIREVYDAVTYLEQPNELTGWFHELDLVKMRRIVKYELGCLAQGNHNFNKYKLKYFKAIQFVRESMINQKPADSAVDADGDVDMDNPHTDSADKFKQTNTGDKEQQQDDDDDDNGVATGEADEATLEAEEAEVDADIPVPETQDDLDADADAENQEQEQELENLDYKTAGFQDVIARIASLAPEEAAQLQQRLSGFVHESKLSQ
- the MRPL36 gene encoding mitochondrial 54S ribosomal protein bL31m (similar to Saccharomyces cerevisiae MRPL36 (YBR122C); ancestral locus Anc_3.383), producing the protein MFKGNVSLIARVRHASTGGYPGAMKTAIPRRPVRKIPIGKARPAIYHQFDVAVEMSDGSVVMRRSQFPKAELRLIQDQRNNPLWNTSRSDLVVVDANAAGSIGKFKQKYGTMFASPVEEPPAQKAAPQEINKLRQPPTPDAPAPETEQEPAPAALEDYLDILDDSTQQIKTGKLASKRRPKKK
- the GRS1 gene encoding glycine--tRNA ligase (similar to Saccharomyces cerevisiae GRS1 (YBR121C) and GRS2 (YPR081C); ancestral locus Anc_3.381) — translated: MSVSEIQQAKKTVEFSRESLEAVLRGRFFYAPAFESYGGVSGLYDYGPPGCAFQANVVDLWRKHFVLEEGMLEVDCTMLTPYEVLKTSGHVDKFSDWMCKDTKTGEIFRADHIVEEVLEARLKGDREARGLGAKPVEEESADKKKRKKKVKEIKVVKLEDDVVKEYETTLAKIDGFSGPELGELMVKYNIGNPVTGDKLEPPIAFNLMFETAIGPSGQLKGYLRPETAQGQFLNFNKLLEFNNGKTPFASASIGKSFRNEISPRAGLLRVREFLMAEIEHFVDPLDKSHPKFDEVKDIKLRFLPRDVQEAGATEPVVKTIGEAVASNMVDNETLGYFIGRIYMFLMKIGVDHDRLRFRQHMANEMAHYAADCWDAELHTSYGWIECVGCADRSAFDLTVHSNKTKEKMVVRQKLETPIEVTKYEIDLVKKLFGPKFRKDAPKVESYLLNMTQDQLAVKAKELADTGKITFSVPEVEGELELDDKFVTIEERTRVEHVREFVPNVIEPSFGIGRIIYAVFEHSFWSRPEDAARGVLSFPPLVAPSKVLLVPLSNNKELQPIVSKVSTTLRKAEIPFKVDDSGVSIGKRYARNDELGTPFGVTIDFDSVQDGSVTLRERDSTKQVRGSIEEIIEAIRQIAYKGVTWDEGTKNLKPFVSQEAK
- the CBP6 gene encoding Cbp6p (similar to Saccharomyces cerevisiae CBP6 (YBR120C); ancestral locus Anc_3.380) translates to MSSPVREGAKQMVRLLERMPDERIKHLVSFKQTQMDRFKRVAGLPTSSGESDTGTASVKKPTVNEIKDILNRTNGPLGMKKDMLEKLQAAIPRDQFTDESLRGQVQSMENLLSNKYKNYYDVGDKLYHPAGNPGYYQRIMNELSGQKRESFFTAMRTVFFGK
- the MUD1 gene encoding Mud1p (similar to Saccharomyces cerevisiae MUD1 (YBR119W); ancestral locus Anc_3.379) — protein: MLFDMGTRVHFALLFHVLDLDRCISTRYIPSLQMGTTLYLRNLPTRPHNRANYIRSFLSAINPTNRYVHDTTLLLPIHQISGTQAVPGPFLDETHRILSIARSNSGSMAGQCFVTFVDEHSAEQFMNAFQGMNFRGKRVEIRWAEQESLLGLALTQPERFKKVMRIKKLTMEEIVQNKVKRKLRRLRYKLRRKGLDPAQIEDIVAKVRVDVVDDEEVEETEGNATGMETVVQPTPKSNTTTSSTTKKVPKGIVDVTANPPAKLLLVQQLPETTTETQLRDVFDGPDLVDIRMVAIRRLAFVEYTSIESATAALQKTGTTFKMDAHDIVVGYAKS